A DNA window from Streptomyces sp. 71268 contains the following coding sequences:
- a CDS encoding TIGR03618 family F420-dependent PPOX class oxidoreductase, producing MAIDLDHPDPAYVAFWHERHLCTFTTPRPDGTPHVTPVGVTFDPTARVARIICRKTSTKAANVQAAGPDGALVAVCQFAGARWATLEGRARVRTDEASVAEAERRYAERYGRQPRPNPERVAIEITLTRAMGNV from the coding sequence ATGGCCATCGACCTCGACCACCCCGACCCCGCCTACGTCGCGTTCTGGCACGAACGCCACCTGTGCACCTTCACCACGCCGCGCCCGGACGGCACCCCGCACGTGACGCCGGTCGGCGTGACCTTCGACCCCACGGCCCGCGTCGCCCGGATCATCTGCCGCAAGACCAGCACCAAGGCGGCCAACGTCCAGGCCGCCGGCCCCGACGGGGCCCTGGTCGCCGTCTGCCAGTTCGCCGGCGCCCGGTGGGCCACGCTTGAGGGCCGGGCCCGGGTACGTACGGACGAGGCCAGCGTCGCGGAGGCGGAACGCCGGTACGCCGAGCGCTACGGCCGCCAGCCCAGGCCCAACCCGGAGCGCGTCGCCATCGAGATCACCCTGACGCGGGCGATGGGAAACGTCTGA
- a CDS encoding GNAT family N-acetyltransferase: MELVPGDRGLLALQMGANWPVAENGRLTGPGAPRLVVAAAADGVVVAASAGVPDAVVAGARAAVVGVRPELPPTWRAPRAAGATGEPGPSGAADGPASSPAVPTGVRRARQLVEEATGPVTLSAGPCYLIPPEVRYAPTARVVTSDGGDPAALRAANPGNWGAEEWDDLLDGALGPWAMAVAAGRVIAICHTPCWSARAAEAGVWTRPGCRGRGHAATVTAAWARVMAATGDGRRLFYSTTATNHASQWVTRRLGLRQLGWMWKLTA; the protein is encoded by the coding sequence GTGGAACTCGTCCCAGGTGACCGGGGCCTGTTGGCCCTCCAAATGGGGGCGAACTGGCCGGTTGCCGAGAACGGCCGGCTGACCGGGCCTGGCGCGCCCCGGCTGGTGGTCGCCGCGGCGGCCGACGGGGTGGTGGTCGCGGCGAGCGCGGGGGTGCCCGACGCGGTGGTGGCCGGGGCGCGGGCCGCCGTGGTCGGCGTACGCCCGGAGCTGCCACCGACCTGGCGCGCGCCCCGGGCAGCGGGCGCGACCGGGGAACCGGGGCCGTCGGGCGCGGCGGATGGACCGGCCTCGTCGCCCGCGGTGCCGACTGGTGTGCGGCGGGCCCGGCAACTGGTCGAGGAGGCCACCGGCCCGGTCACGCTCTCGGCGGGGCCCTGCTACCTGATCCCGCCCGAGGTGCGGTACGCGCCGACCGCCCGCGTGGTCACCTCGGACGGGGGCGACCCGGCGGCGCTGCGAGCGGCGAATCCGGGCAACTGGGGCGCGGAGGAGTGGGACGATCTCCTCGACGGCGCGCTCGGGCCCTGGGCCATGGCCGTGGCGGCGGGCCGGGTCATCGCCATCTGCCACACCCCGTGCTGGTCGGCGCGGGCGGCGGAGGCGGGGGTGTGGACCCGCCCGGGCTGCCGCGGGCGCGGCCACGCGGCGACGGTCACGGCGGCCTGGGCTCGCGTCATGGCGGCGACCGGGGACGGCAGGCGGCTGTTCTACAGCACGACGGCCACCAACCACGCCTCCCAGTGGGTCACCCGCCGCCTCGGACTCCGCCAACTCGGCTGGATGTGGAAGCTGACCGCCTGA
- a CDS encoding NAD(P)H-binding protein: MSRIVIFGAGGRAGRQAVAEARRRGHEVTAVVRDAARYQGPADAGVRIAVGDVTDTARVTALAAGHAAAINVTAVYGAGTDPGAFFPASARALVAGLGAAGVGRLVAAGIATLLPGPDGRPLLDAPGFPAEFRPFCLAHAAGRDVLRAAGDEVDWVYVSPSGDFDHDGARRGRYAVRPHGDLADQISYPDFAIALLDEALPDEATAPRHHRTHLAVT, encoded by the coding sequence ATGAGCAGGATCGTCATCTTCGGCGCGGGCGGCCGGGCCGGACGGCAGGCCGTCGCCGAGGCCCGGCGGCGTGGGCACGAGGTCACCGCCGTCGTACGGGACGCCGCCCGCTACCAGGGGCCGGCGGACGCGGGCGTACGGATCGCCGTCGGCGACGTCACCGACACCGCGCGCGTGACCGCCCTGGCCGCCGGGCACGCGGCCGCGATCAACGTGACGGCGGTGTACGGCGCGGGCACCGACCCCGGCGCGTTCTTCCCCGCGAGCGCCCGCGCCCTGGTGGCGGGGTTGGGCGCGGCCGGCGTCGGTCGGCTCGTCGCCGCGGGCATCGCCACGCTCCTGCCCGGGCCCGACGGCAGGCCGCTGCTGGACGCGCCCGGCTTCCCGGCCGAGTTCCGGCCGTTCTGCCTCGCGCACGCGGCCGGCCGCGACGTACTGCGCGCCGCGGGGGACGAGGTGGACTGGGTGTACGTGAGCCCGTCCGGCGACTTCGACCACGACGGGGCGCGCCGCGGCCGGTACGCGGTACGCCCGCACGGCGATCTGGCCGACCAGATCTCCTACCCCGACTTCGCCATCGCCCTGCTTGACGAGGCCCTGCCCGACGAGGCCACCGCGCCGCGTCACCACCGCACCCACCTCGCGGTGACCTGA
- a CDS encoding helix-turn-helix domain-containing protein, producing the protein MDGRGARPGGGSRSNPYYELTDDSPVYVISVAAQLSGLHPQTLRQYDRLGLVSPDRTAGRGRRYSARDISLLRQVQALSQDEGINLAGIKRIIELENQVAALQQRVAELQQAVEGAAAAMQQREAAVHASYRRDLVPYDQVQQTSALVVWRPRRPGQD; encoded by the coding sequence ATGGACGGCCGAGGCGCACGCCCAGGCGGCGGCAGCCGCAGCAACCCCTACTACGAGCTGACCGACGACTCACCGGTGTACGTCATCTCGGTCGCCGCCCAACTCTCCGGCCTGCACCCGCAGACCCTGCGCCAGTACGACCGCCTCGGCCTGGTCTCGCCCGACCGCACGGCGGGCCGCGGGCGCCGCTACTCCGCCCGCGACATCAGCCTGCTGCGCCAGGTGCAGGCGCTCAGCCAGGACGAGGGCATCAACCTCGCCGGCATCAAGCGCATCATCGAGCTGGAGAACCAGGTGGCCGCGCTCCAGCAGCGGGTCGCCGAGCTCCAGCAGGCGGTGGAGGGCGCGGCGGCGGCGATGCAGCAGCGCGAGGCCGCCGTGCACGCCTCGTACCGTCGCGACCTGGTCCCCTACGACCAGGTGCAACAGACCAGCGCCCTGGTGGTGTGGCGCCCCCGCAGGCCGGGGCAGGACTAG